The following is a genomic window from Euwallacea similis isolate ESF13 chromosome 4, ESF131.1, whole genome shotgun sequence.
CGGTGTCTGAAGCTTTACCCATTTTGTTAGTAAATCTTCGTAATTTGTTAgctagtttttttatattactatGAGAATTACGTAAGTCTCGTTTTGAGGCCCCCGaagacgaaaagttgttatgaCAGAGAGAGAGGTGTCAAGAACAGCATTATTGTTAGGTTAAGtctcaaatataaaaaatactgttttcatattttattaaagtataGAGTAAGATATGTCGACAATGTCGGAAAATCTGAAGATTATTATTGCTTAAATATGAAATGTCTACTGCttataatttatacatatatttgtctaaatttaaattgctaaCATCATgtgtaataatcaatttttaataattttactaaGAAATTTACTTCCTCCTTCATGCTTTTGATTTGAAAGCCCCAATTATCTAATTAAAGACAAACATATGATTGTCAATGCCAAACTGACATTTACCTTAAccttaaatttagaaatttttgtagaaaaatcaacaaaaagtGGTCAATAAAACGTTTTCTTCTCGTTTCCTTGGGGAAACTTAAGAAGCTTAGCATTTTGTAACTTAAGTATACATTTCTATAAGTCTCTAATTATGACTGAGTCGACGGAGAGCCCTCCGTCATTGAGCGACAAGGTTTTTGAGGCAGTTACCAATAATGATGCAGTCCTTTTAAAAGCACTACTCACAGAAAACCCTcaaaatgttaatgttttcGACGAGAACAACATGACACCTTTGCAGCATGCAGCTTATAAAGGGAGTAAAGAATTAGTACAGATTTTATTGGATCAGGTAAGTTCCATACTGTAATACTAATAAGAGCATACTTGTCTAGATATGCAATTTCACCAATTTGCTAAATTATtctattatttgtattttatcaaaaaaaagtcatttatatttaaaattacaacaaatatAATCCTATATTATGTGCCGATTTTTGTTGGTATCCCAGGTAGTAACATTATGCTAAttataattgtaaaattattttcaaataaggaTCTTTAAGAAACTTTATGAGTGCTATAATCCTCATTGAGCTTTAGCACTGGAGTAAGTGGTATGTCAGCATTTTTAGCTATAGGAAGAGCTAGCATTGCTCGAGCATTGGACCAGCATTggtcatttttatattttatttattaagttatgaTCTTAATTTTGACAATGTTTggaattttgattatttaagtTACTAAATCATAATAGGCTTCAGGTCACAGTGGAAGACTGCATTCCAGTCCACTTAATTCTATAAAATGACAGATGTATATTTCtcttcatgaaaatttttttacaaaatagcaaaagtggcatttttgtcttgtttttaatttactcaGGTTTAGTAACTCTAAATTTGAGCTAATTTAACTTACCTCAACATAAGATTCACTAAACTTGTACCCacacattttgaattttattcaacCAACTTGAATCTCAGATTCTGCTACTCAACTAACTTAAATAGCTACTATTCTGAACACTCTGTATTGGCCAACTACTTAATAAAGCTGCTTTTCATACATTACATCTTCCCTTAgcttattttttgctttaaaccAGGGAGCAGAAGTCAAATTATGCGAACATCAACACAACTACACAGCCCTCCATTTTGCTGCATTATCTGGAAATACAGATGTGTGCCTATTACTCCTTCAAGCAGGTGCTAAATCCACTGAAACCAACACAGTGGGCAGAACTCCATCCCAGATGGCTGCATTTGTTGGTCATCACAATTGTGTCGCAATTATAAACAACTTTGTGCCAAAGGAAGACATTGAATACTACACCCACCCTCATGGCATTCAAAGTTCTGCACCCTTACCTCCTTTGTTACTAGAGAGCTTCCATAAATTTATCATGCAGATCAACATTCATCCTATAAAAGTTGTCATGAACATCCATAATTTTGTGGGTTTGCAAGACCATTTGCCTGAGGTTAAGAAAGTTTTGGAGCTGATGTGTGAGAAAGAAATGAAACGTACTGAGACCAATGAAGTTATGTCCTTTAAGTTTCATTATTTGGGGTATATTGTTGGAGAAGTGGGTAAGTTGAAAGAGAGGCAGGGCGTCAAAAAAGATGAAACTGCTGATACTGAGAAAAAGGCAGATATTACTGAAGCTTTTGCTAGGAAACTGTTAAAACCAGGTgggaaattatatttattcatGTCTAgaattaagaattaaaatatttactttcttaCAGGAAAAGATGATCACCTAGAGCTTATGGATGCCTTTCTTAAAGAATGTATCCGTGAATTCCCATTTAGGGATAGCACCCTGTTTCGTCAAATGGTGACAACCCTTTCAGGGGACGAAGCACCTTCCGCTTTATTCGTAATCAATTCGGTTATTAATGGGCAAAGAGGATTCGTCGACAACATCCCATATTGCAATACATGTGGAGAGGAGAAGCCTGCTAAGAAGTGCTCGAAATGTAAAGTGGTCCAATACTGTGATAGGAATTGTCAAAGACTGCATTGGACCTGGCACAAAAAGTCTTGCGCTAGACTCAGTCAAGAAGGGGGAGGTGCGGAACCAACTAAACAGAATAAGGAGATAGACATGAAGGAATTGCATACATTTTTGTCTAAGAATTAAGTAAATGAATCATCGCTGTTAATTGTGGAATTAATGATTGAACTTGtaattaagtatttaatttttatgtgagTGACATGGAATAAAGTGGCATgataaaaaatcgaagttttaTTGACTCCCATTGACACTGACGGaaagtttattcaaatttcgtaTACGTTGCATACGTGCAAAGCTAAAAAGCTTCTGCAGGAAACAATTAAATACCTTCTTATCTATTAATACTTGCcggttttgaaataaatgaataccAGAGTACATAACTGAACATATATTACTTAAACAGAGACAACTTCTACGGGAAATTAGCTAAGGCGTTTGCAATGGCTGGTTGGAAACTCCTTTTGCTTAAACAATGGCAGAAAgcatttaataataagaaagACGATAGTCACCAAGTGAGAAAAACATGGAGGAGATAATAGACAACACAAGAATAGAATAGTCCTACGGCCGAATAAATTAGTACAATATCACAACTAGATACCTATTTctctatttatttacattaggTAATATatctttaaactttttattttggaaaccACTGGTAACATATGATATAccttaacaataaatttcattacatTATTAGAGATATGCTATAATATGAATATATCTGTTACATTTTGCTTTTACTAAAATATAATAGTGTCATTATCTAAGTACTAACTCGTCAATAAAAAACGGGGGAAAATCAAATGGCTGTTTGACCTTCCGCCCTTTATACGATTATACAAAGTCAATTCTCAAAAGTACAAAAATTCTCTATAAAACGGTAATTCTACGGGACCAGTTCATGGTGTTTGCTTTCTCTAATTATTGTAACTGTACAACATTTCTTGGAAATAATTACATGCATATTGCTACCTAATACATTCTGTAAAAATACTGTTGTCCTAAATATATACTGCATTTTTGCACTATGTACATAAATATGCTGTTGCTGGTATAATAACTTGATTAATATTGGTTGTTTATATCGAGACCTTATGGGTACATTTACAATGAGAGAATACACTTTtcgttctattttttttttaatttacaccCATACCTCATAAGAAAGCCCACAAATCCAACACAAAGTGCTACGTTTAAGTATTGACAACAGTGGTTCTTCTCGACCAAACTGCCAATTTTCTTGCCATAAATATAGAGTGCTTGTCTCCCACTTATGGTTGTGTTAAGTATCATTTCCCTTCACGCAGCGCGTAGATATTTGAGCGGGGACTCAATAGAAGCGAAGGCAGTCTCCCATTGAGCCTCGGAAAGCTAAATGTTCCGaaataagttttcattcaTCAGGTGGATACATATCACAACCAAACTTATCATTTTCAGATAATAAGCATTTAGGGCGCTTATACCTAGAACCTAGGATTATAGatgtaaatgaaaatatctatTTGTATATTGTTATTAGTACATAGGAAGACAGGTACACGACTTtacaaagtaaataatttctagatttcaattattttatttatatctgCTCTCAATAAGTTTCTTTAActactaattaattttatgccGACACTTAATActctaatttttgtttataatgtTAATTGTGcttttagcattttttcagttaattaaTGATCCTACCCTTGAAGgtttatataaattgaaaaaaaatagaaaaaaaaatataattaaaaaacttaaatcaaAGCGTTTAAACGTAATATTCAGTAAATTTACACAATTTCTTATCTCAAACTTCGACCGGTCGCTGTTCAGTCGGAGTTTGAGCCGTTGAAGATAACCGCACTTGATTGCTATCTGATTGCACCACTCCATTCGATTGACTGCTCACTTGAGTGTCTTGCCATGGTGTCGTTAGCTTTTTCAGGCGCTTAAGAAtcgagaaaaatgattttttattagttttactcatcatcatcactcatttgtattaaaaaaaaaactccacATCTGTGCCTTTAGTAACAATGCCTAATATCTTCCTTCAGCTTTGGGAATGTATTTTAGGGAACGCGGTGAATGGTAAAAGTCATGCCCGAAAGCGGGTCTGTCGGATTACACCGACCCACACTCATCTAGACTTATAATCCTTACAAGTTTCCTACTGATGACTTTCGAGAGGAGTGATTGATCGGCGCTCGAAACAGGGGCCGCTACTCACTAGGCCCCTCCAAGCAACGGAGTAGCCTTACTAGGATGGCAAATCTACGAAGATTAGTCCACACCACCTTGGGCGCAGCACGGAGGGGCCTTTGCACACAAGAAAGATTGGGATTCATTGTGGACATAGAAGGGGCATTTGGTAATCCCTCTGAGTGAAAGAAGCATTTGATAGAATTGAACGTGCTGTTTTTTGACATA
Proteins encoded in this region:
- the LOC136408334 gene encoding ankyrin repeat and MYND domain-containing protein 2, whose amino-acid sequence is MTESTESPPSLSDKVFEAVTNNDAVLLKALLTENPQNVNVFDENNMTPLQHAAYKGSKELVQILLDQGAEVKLCEHQHNYTALHFAALSGNTDVCLLLLQAGAKSTETNTVGRTPSQMAAFVGHHNCVAIINNFVPKEDIEYYTHPHGIQSSAPLPPLLLESFHKFIMQINIHPIKVVMNIHNFVGLQDHLPEVKKVLELMCEKEMKRTETNEVMSFKFHYLGYIVGEVGKLKERQGVKKDETADTEKKADITEAFARKLLKPGKDDHLELMDAFLKECIREFPFRDSTLFRQMVTTLSGDEAPSALFVINSVINGQRGFVDNIPYCNTCGEEKPAKKCSKCKVVQYCDRNCQRLHWTWHKKSCARLSQEGGGAEPTKQNKEIDMKELHTFLSKN